Proteins from a genomic interval of Quercus lobata isolate SW786 chromosome 11, ValleyOak3.0 Primary Assembly, whole genome shotgun sequence:
- the LOC115968583 gene encoding uncharacterized protein LOC115968583: MEMEVVLPVPPVDFNFDSNCSSPYITAPSSPQRFGNFFFSAPTSPSRASTFYQDLQSLHDMPRNSASSVIPFNWEEKPGIPKSNNSNNNDDDDDEDEDFAFDFSGQLERPSLSADELFDGGKIKPLKPPPRLQVGGNDSGSNVSSPRSPRSPRSRISQGKRMVQEALSPRHKKDFDPFAAALEETRKEGQEQHEQKRGRERKSKGSSSSFSSSTSFLRKGTRSLSPLRVSDIVFGGEENSQPKVISSTTSNSKPSTSPYSSFLSSISFTKGYRKWRLKDFLLFRSASEGRATGKDPLTKYAVLSKNKVAEDVKNSSFRSTDSTGSSVSSSRRRGPVSAHELHYTMNRAVSEEMRKKTFLPYKQGLLGCLGFNPGLHEVSRGLGGL; encoded by the coding sequence ATGGAGATGGAAGTAGTTTTACCAGTCCCTCCTGTAGATTTCAACTTCGACAGTAATTGCTCCTCTCCATACATCACAGCACCTTCAAGCCCCCAAAGATTTGGCAACTTCTTCTTCAGCGCCCCAACTAGTCCTTCTCGTGCCTCTACTTTCTACCAAGACCTGCAATCTCTTCATGATATGCCAAGAAACTCTGCCTCCTCTGTTATCCCCTTCAATTGGGAAGAAAAGCCTGGAATTCCCAAATCCAATAACAGCaacaataatgatgatgatgatgatgaagatgaagattttgCATTTGATTTTAGTGGGCAATTAGAGAGGCCTTCTTTGTCAGCAGACGAGCTTTTTGATGGTGGCAAGATTAAACCTTTGAAGCCCCCACCTCGTTTACAAGTTGGAGGTAATGATTCGGGTTCCAATGTTTCCTCTCCAAGGTCTCCAAGATCTCCAAGATCAAGAATTTCTCAAGGGAAAAGAATGGTCCAGGAAGCACTATCACCACGTCACAAGAAAGATTTTGATCCATTTGCAGCTGCTTTAGAAGAAACTCGTAAGGAAGGACAAGAACAACATGAACAAAAGCGAGGCagagaaagaaaatctaaagggtcatcttcttctttttcttcttcaacaaGTTTTTTACGTAAAGGAACAAGATCTCTGTCTCCTCTGAGAGTTTCTGACATTGTCTTTGGAGGGGAAGAGAATTCACAACCCAAAGTCATTTCTTCAACAACAAGCAACTCTAAACCTTCTACTTCTCCTTATTCTTCATTCTTGTCATCTATTTCATTCACTAAAGGTTACAGAAAATGGAGGCTCAAAGATTTTCTCTTATTTCGAAGTGCCTCAGAGGGTCGAGCAACAGGTAAAGATCCATTAACAAAGTACGCAGTTTTGTCCAAAAACAAGGTAGCTGAAGATGTCAAAAACTCGAGCTTTCGATCCACAGACAGTACTGGCTCTTCAGTCTCGAGCTCAAGAAGGAGAGGACCAGTTTCTGCACACGAATTGCATTACACAATGAATCGAGCTGTGTCGGAGGAGATGAGGAAGAAAACTTTCTTGCCTTACAAACAGGGACTATTGGGTTGCTTGGGGTTCAACCCTGGTCTGCATGAGGTTTCAAGGGGTTTGGGGGGTCTTTGA